From Bradysia coprophila strain Holo2 chromosome IV unlocalized genomic scaffold, BU_Bcop_v1 contig_5, whole genome shotgun sequence, one genomic window encodes:
- the LOC119071451 gene encoding chymotrypsin B-like, with the protein MHSSIAICFIISIWVSNSETAQESRIYDGYAIDISEAPYMAQVYFLDKKHFEHRCGGAILREDIVITAGHCVRDSHTLEDRDAKGFSVMVGATERHDPKMGHTLEVQNVYPHPNFKGHKGGLHHDVGILRLASKIVMGENTESIKLALSSDETPVGRKIITSGWGRNPQHPNDEGLYQAIMAISSYRECAKRYNQDIEELKKHEICAKPVQGKTCPGDSGGPAIDTKTNRIIGLTSFGKGGCDVNHAVVFVKITDNLDFIHSIISQNVTNDSSVASDDGCDEPSLEEH; encoded by the exons ATGCATTCGTCTATTgcaatttgttttattatttcgatTTGGGTGTCTAATTCCGAAACTGCACAAGAGAGTCGAATTTATGATGGCTACGCAATCGACATTTCTGAAGCACCGTACATGGCTCAAGTTTACTTCTTGgacaaaaaacatttcgaacaTAGATGTGGAGGAGCGATTTTGAGAGAAGATATCGTCATTACTGCAGGACACt gTGTCAGGGATAGTCATACGTTGGAAGATCGCGATGCTAAGGGCTTTAGCGTTATGGTAGGTGCTACAGAACGACATGATCCTAAAATGGGACATACATTGGAGGTACAAAACGTTTATCCACATCCAAACTTCAAAGGGCACAAAGGTGGGCTCCATCATGACGTTGGGATTTTGCGATTGGCAAGTAAAATTGTGATGGGTGAAAATACGGAGTCAATTAAATTGGCTCTTTCAAGTGACGAGACTCCAGTAGGAAGAAAGATAATAACAAGTGGCTGGGGAAGAAATCCACAACATCCCAACGACGAGGGTCTGTACCAAGCCATAATGGCAATCAGTTCTTATCGGGAATGTGCCAAAAGATACAATCAAGACATAgaggaattaaaaaaacacgaaatttgTGCAAAGCCAGTGCAAGGAAAGACATGTCCGGGTGATTCTGGGGGCCCCGCTATAGACACAAAAACAAATCGCATAATTGGATTGACTTCGTTTGGTAAAGGTGGTTGTGACGTAAATCACGCAgtagtttttgtcaaaatCACCGACAATTTGGATTTTATCCACAGTATTATCAGTCAAAATGTTACGAATGACTCTAGTGTTGCATCGGATGATGGATGTGACGAGCCTTCGCTAGAAGAACACTAG